The sequence CATGAAGGCGTAGCCGAATTCGATCATCCCCAGCACCACGATTACGAACAGCGCGATTACCAGGCCCGTCTCCACGAGGGCCTGCGCCCGCTGGTTTCGTCTTTGCCTCATCAGACTCCTCGTAAGGTGCCTTTCGGTTTGGCACAGCGGAAGCTACTCGAAGGGCTGTGCTGCTGTCCACAAGAAAATGGATGGTTGGCCCGGGCCTCCTCGAAGGCCGTCCGCTACCGCGGCCGGCAAACAGGCGGATCGGGTTGAGGGTCCAGGTCGTGGCGGCCCTATCTCGCACATGGCACATGCGCTACCCGCCATTGTTGACGAATTCGGCGGCCCGAACGCGCCAGAGCCTCCCCGAAGGCCGCCCGTCGCGAGATCTGGCTCGGGCCGCCGCATCGGAGGGCTTC comes from Deltaproteobacteria bacterium and encodes:
- a CDS encoding pilus assembly protein; translation: MRQRRNQRAQALVETGLVIALFVIVVLGMIEFGYAFM